The following proteins come from a genomic window of Flavobacteriaceae bacterium MAR_2010_188:
- a CDS encoding gliding motility-associated C-terminal domain-containing protein has product MRSFLFLFLLIFPFIGEAQTIIMSDGRSSQCGGKFYDAGGPNNDYGNNVQLTYTICPDNPGQSLRVQFTQFNVEDGNDYLYVYDGPDASGNAVGGLTGNNLPSNITASPNNSSGCITFVFSADSTIELSGWEADISCVTGCQTINSQLDSASPAPNSDGNIQVCVGETISLQGSGVFENSGAGATYQWDLGDGRTINGQSASFSYDTPGAYLVNLDIRGPNTTTDPEGCKNTNRINQIIQVGSDPDFTGTEAAETAICLGNSTVINGVVEGVKVEGECTPPVSGTTFLPDGTGETYFTSITVDCFDSDQKLENVNQLTEICLNIEHAWADDLDITIISPDGKRAKLFVSRSFDSEVYLGSPNDQDRDNPCGQTGPGTGANYCFTMAATKLLKDASFVTAGCPANNSIAPGNYLPVDSFASLIGSPLNGEWTLSITDNLEQDDGYLFEFNMAFDPNIVPAELSFTPTIFSESWDADPTITSTSGTNITVTPTAVGQKCYTYRPVDSFGCEFTKEVCIDVYPQVTATEPTPYEICDVVSSTIETSMSAVDFDLRLKDSEILGGQNPSITKVEYYLTYNDAEQAMNPLPTIYTNTSSPQTIYARVENTANVNALCYEITELILIVNQIPGELLPEEERICVDLNGTETAIDPTLDTALSPMNYTFEWSLDGVVIPFQSNSSIIANQAGIYEVLVTDRLSGCTVTDTTNVVESSPPNLTASLVTDAFADNNIIEATATGLGDYEYSLNDGPFQPSGRFQRVPAGLNVITANDINGCGTASVTIRVLNYPRFFTPNNDGSNDTWNVKGILNQPTALITIFDRYGKLLKQIRPSGQGWDGTFNGTDLPSADYWFSIEFNEPGSGESKNFKAHFSLIR; this is encoded by the coding sequence ATGAGAAGCTTTCTGTTTTTATTTTTATTGATTTTCCCTTTTATAGGTGAAGCTCAGACCATTATAATGAGTGATGGAAGGTCTTCTCAATGCGGAGGAAAATTCTATGATGCCGGAGGACCAAATAATGACTACGGGAACAATGTGCAGCTGACTTATACCATATGCCCAGATAATCCTGGCCAATCTTTAAGAGTGCAGTTTACACAATTTAATGTTGAAGATGGTAATGATTATCTCTATGTCTACGATGGACCAGATGCTTCGGGCAACGCAGTAGGAGGATTAACCGGAAATAATTTGCCTTCAAACATTACAGCGAGCCCTAACAATAGTTCGGGCTGTATCACCTTTGTATTTTCGGCCGATTCAACCATAGAATTATCAGGTTGGGAAGCCGACATCAGTTGTGTTACGGGCTGCCAAACCATTAATTCTCAACTCGATTCTGCTTCGCCTGCGCCAAATTCAGACGGAAACATTCAAGTCTGTGTTGGTGAAACGATTAGTCTTCAGGGTAGTGGTGTATTTGAAAACAGCGGCGCCGGCGCCACCTATCAATGGGATTTGGGAGATGGGAGAACCATCAATGGACAATCCGCCTCATTCTCTTACGATACTCCTGGAGCATATCTGGTTAATTTAGATATTAGAGGACCAAATACCACGACAGATCCAGAAGGTTGCAAAAACACTAACCGGATTAATCAAATTATTCAAGTAGGCTCTGATCCGGATTTTACTGGTACAGAAGCCGCAGAAACGGCAATTTGCCTTGGAAATTCTACGGTGATAAATGGCGTGGTGGAAGGAGTGAAAGTTGAAGGAGAATGTACACCACCAGTAAGTGGTACAACTTTTTTACCTGATGGAACTGGAGAAACTTACTTTACTTCAATTACCGTAGATTGCTTTGATTCTGATCAGAAACTTGAAAATGTAAATCAATTAACAGAGATTTGCTTAAATATTGAACACGCCTGGGCGGATGACTTAGATATTACAATTATTTCTCCGGATGGGAAAAGAGCTAAATTGTTTGTTAGCAGATCTTTTGATTCAGAGGTGTATTTAGGTAGTCCAAATGACCAGGACCGAGATAACCCTTGTGGTCAGACAGGACCGGGTACAGGAGCAAATTATTGTTTTACGATGGCCGCAACTAAATTGTTGAAGGATGCTTCATTTGTTACAGCAGGTTGTCCGGCTAATAATTCTATAGCTCCAGGTAATTATTTACCCGTGGATTCTTTCGCATCTTTGATAGGAAGCCCATTAAATGGGGAATGGACGCTTTCCATAACAGATAATCTCGAACAAGATGATGGTTATCTTTTTGAGTTTAATATGGCTTTTGACCCAAATATAGTTCCGGCGGAACTTTCTTTTACCCCAACAATCTTTTCAGAATCTTGGGATGCAGACCCAACTATCACTTCTACTTCTGGGACCAACATAACAGTGACTCCAACTGCAGTCGGTCAAAAATGCTATACTTATAGGCCAGTCGACTCTTTTGGTTGTGAATTTACCAAAGAAGTTTGTATAGATGTTTATCCCCAAGTAACTGCCACAGAACCTACACCTTATGAAATTTGTGATGTGGTAAGTTCTACTATTGAAACTTCAATGAGCGCGGTAGATTTTGATTTAAGATTAAAAGATTCAGAAATTCTTGGGGGGCAAAATCCGTCCATTACTAAAGTCGAATATTATTTGACATATAATGATGCAGAGCAGGCAATGAACCCATTGCCTACTATTTATACTAATACCAGTAGCCCTCAAACAATTTATGCAAGAGTAGAAAATACGGCAAATGTGAATGCGCTTTGTTATGAAATAACCGAATTGATTTTAATTGTAAATCAAATTCCGGGAGAACTTTTGCCCGAAGAAGAAAGGATCTGTGTTGACCTCAATGGAACGGAAACTGCGATAGACCCAACTTTAGATACTGCATTATCTCCGATGAATTATACATTTGAGTGGTCCTTAGATGGGGTGGTAATACCCTTCCAGAGCAATTCTTCAATCATTGCTAATCAAGCTGGTATATATGAAGTTTTGGTCACGGATAGACTTAGTGGTTGTACTGTAACCGACACTACTAATGTAGTTGAAAGCTCTCCTCCAAATTTAACAGCGAGTTTGGTTACTGATGCTTTTGCGGATAATAATATTATTGAAGCAACCGCAACCGGATTAGGAGATTATGAATATAGTCTTAATGATGGACCATTTCAACCAAGTGGTAGATTTCAAAGAGTACCAGCAGGTCTTAATGTAATCACCGCAAATGATATAAATGGATGTGGTACGGCATCAGTTACGATAAGAGTGCTAAATTACCCAAGATTCTTCACGCCAAATAATGATGGTTCTAATGATACTTGGAATGTAAAGGGTATCTTAAATCAACCAACAGCTCTGATTACCATTTTCGATAGATATGGTAAACTATTAAAACAGATTAGACCTTCAGGTCAAGGTTGGGATGGAACGTTTAACGGTACCGATTTGCCCTCTGCAGATTATTGGTTTTCAATCGAGTTTAATGAACCAGGTTCTGGAGAATCCAAAAACTTTAAAGCGCACTTCTCTTTGATAAGATAA
- a CDS encoding transcription termination factor Rho — protein sequence MFEISQLKEQKLPELQELAKKLNVPKYRTLKKLDLVYQILDYQAANPEAVKKTMVAETTTATEKKAEDKVDSKKEETKANKPQKKEKIAADSKPLVKERDTRSPKKDNPKSKPNPRSNDKKDQSDGNRNSSKDQNNRSSNDKDSRNNNRSSDNSNRSNDGNRNDNRDNNRSNDGNRSDSRDSNRSNDGNRSDANRSNDNNRSNDNRSNDNRSKNNGNKDTRNRYREPDFEFDAIIQSEGVLDIMQDGYGFLRSSDYNYLSSPDDIYVSQSQIRLFGLKTGDTVLGHVRPPKEGEKYFPLIKVSKINGQKPEVVRDRVSFEHLTPLFPQEKFNIAEKQSTISTRIMDLFSPIGKGQRGMIVSQPKTGKTMLLKDVANAIAANHPEVYQMILLIDERPEEVTDMQRHVRGEVIASTFDKEAHEHVKIANIVLEKAKRLVECGHDVVILLDSITRLARAYNTVQPASGKILSGGVDANALHKPKRFFGAARNIENGGSLTIIATALTETGSKMDEVIFEEFKGTGNMELQLDRKISNRRIFPAIDLTSSSTRRDDLLLDETTIQRMWVMRKYLADMNPVEAMEFINQRFKQTKNNEEFLISMNG from the coding sequence ATGTTTGAAATTTCTCAATTAAAGGAACAAAAGCTGCCTGAACTACAGGAATTAGCTAAAAAACTTAATGTCCCAAAATACCGCACATTAAAAAAATTAGATCTGGTTTATCAGATTTTAGATTACCAAGCTGCCAACCCAGAAGCAGTTAAAAAAACAATGGTTGCAGAAACAACAACTGCTACTGAGAAAAAGGCCGAAGATAAGGTCGATTCAAAAAAAGAGGAAACAAAGGCAAATAAGCCTCAAAAGAAAGAAAAAATTGCTGCAGACAGCAAACCTCTTGTAAAGGAAAGAGATACCAGAAGTCCTAAGAAGGATAATCCAAAATCTAAGCCTAATCCTAGGTCTAACGACAAGAAAGACCAAAGTGACGGGAACAGAAATTCTTCCAAAGATCAGAATAACAGATCTAGTAACGACAAGGACAGCAGAAACAATAATCGCTCTAGCGATAATTCTAACCGGTCTAACGACGGTAATAGAAACGATAACAGGGACAATAATAGGTCTAACGACGGTAATAGAAGCGATAGTAGGGACAGCAATAGATCTAACGACGGTAATAGAAGTGATGCTAACAGGTCTAACGATAATAATCGTTCTAATGACAACCGTTCTAATGACAACCGCTCCAAGAATAACGGAAACAAAGACACTAGAAATAGATACCGCGAGCCAGATTTTGAATTTGATGCAATAATTCAGAGTGAAGGTGTATTGGATATAATGCAAGATGGATACGGTTTCTTAAGATCATCTGATTACAATTACCTTTCTTCTCCAGATGATATTTATGTTTCCCAATCACAGATTCGATTGTTCGGTCTTAAAACCGGTGATACCGTTTTAGGACATGTGCGACCACCGAAAGAAGGAGAAAAATATTTTCCTTTAATTAAGGTGAGCAAGATAAACGGGCAAAAGCCAGAAGTGGTTAGAGATCGTGTTTCTTTTGAACATCTTACGCCTTTATTTCCGCAAGAGAAATTCAACATTGCCGAAAAACAAAGCACTATATCTACAAGGATTATGGATTTGTTCTCTCCTATCGGAAAAGGACAACGTGGAATGATTGTTTCACAACCTAAAACTGGTAAGACCATGCTTTTAAAGGATGTTGCAAACGCAATTGCGGCCAACCATCCAGAAGTTTACCAAATGATTTTGCTAATCGATGAAAGACCAGAAGAGGTTACCGATATGCAAAGACACGTAAGAGGAGAAGTTATTGCTTCAACTTTTGATAAGGAAGCTCATGAGCACGTTAAGATTGCAAATATCGTTTTAGAGAAAGCTAAGAGATTGGTGGAATGTGGCCATGATGTGGTTATCCTTTTAGATTCGATTACACGTCTTGCAAGAGCTTACAATACTGTGCAACCAGCTTCGGGTAAAATACTTTCGGGTGGCGTAGATGCAAATGCGCTTCACAAACCAAAACGTTTTTTCGGTGCGGCTAGGAACATTGAGAACGGTGGTTCTTTAACCATCATCGCAACGGCCCTGACTGAAACAGGATCTAAAATGGACGAGGTTATCTTTGAAGAATTTAAAGGTACTGGTAACATGGAACTTCAATTGGATAGAAAAATATCTAACAGAAGAATATTCCCAGCAATCGATCTTACCTCTTCTAGTACAAGACGTGACGATCTATTATTGGATGAAACTACGATACAGAGAATGTGGGTGATGAGAAAATACCTTGCAGATATGAATCCTGTTGAAGCTATGGAATTCATTAACCAACGCTTTAAGCAAACTAAAAATAACGAAGAGTTTCTTATCTCTATGAACGGATAG
- a CDS encoding prolyl-tRNA synthetase, with protein sequence MSKYLTSRAEDYSKWYNELVVKADLAENSAVRGCMVIKPYGYAIWERMQAELDRMFKETGHQNAYFPLFVPKSLFEAEEKNAEGFAKECAVVTHYRLQNDPDRPGKLRVDPDAKLEEELIVRPTSEAIIWNTYKNWIQSYRDLPILINQWANVVRWEMRTRLFLRTAEFLWQEGHTAHATQQEAIEEASLMNNVYAEFAESYMAMPVIKGVKTESERFAGALETYCIEGLMQDGKALQAGTSHFLGQNFARAFDVKFATKEGKQEYVWATSWGVSTRLMGALIMTHSDDNGLVLPPKLAPIQVVIVPIYRNEEQLEELTKVAESLSSELKKSSIRVKFDKNDNIRPGAKFAQYELQGVPLRIAIGPKDLENGTVELARRDTLSKDIISIDEVPSKIPELLEEIQRSLYDKAIDFRENHTTVVDSFDEFKKVLKNNPGFISAHWDGSIETEQKIKEITKATIRCIPLDSKKEAGTCVFSGKPSQQRVLFAKAY encoded by the coding sequence ATGAGCAAATATCTTACTAGTAGGGCAGAGGATTATTCTAAATGGTATAATGAACTGGTTGTGAAGGCTGATTTAGCAGAAAATTCGGCTGTTAGAGGTTGTATGGTGATAAAACCATACGGTTATGCAATCTGGGAAAGAATGCAGGCAGAATTAGATCGAATGTTCAAAGAAACCGGTCATCAAAATGCCTATTTCCCATTATTTGTTCCAAAAAGTTTGTTCGAAGCTGAAGAAAAAAATGCAGAAGGTTTCGCTAAGGAATGTGCAGTAGTAACCCATTATAGATTGCAAAATGATCCAGATAGACCGGGAAAATTAAGGGTTGATCCAGATGCGAAATTAGAGGAAGAACTTATTGTAAGACCGACCAGCGAAGCTATAATCTGGAATACCTATAAAAATTGGATTCAAAGTTATCGTGATTTGCCTATTCTTATTAATCAATGGGCAAATGTTGTACGATGGGAAATGAGAACAAGATTGTTCTTGCGTACTGCTGAATTTCTATGGCAAGAAGGACATACGGCACATGCAACTCAACAAGAAGCAATCGAGGAAGCGTCATTGATGAATAACGTTTACGCTGAATTCGCAGAAAGCTATATGGCAATGCCAGTTATAAAAGGCGTTAAAACTGAAAGTGAAAGATTCGCGGGCGCTTTAGAAACATACTGTATTGAAGGTCTTATGCAAGACGGGAAAGCTCTACAAGCAGGGACTTCTCACTTTTTAGGACAGAATTTCGCAAGAGCTTTTGATGTAAAATTTGCAACCAAAGAAGGTAAGCAAGAATATGTATGGGCGACCTCTTGGGGTGTTTCCACTCGACTGATGGGTGCACTTATTATGACCCATAGTGATGACAATGGTTTAGTGCTTCCACCTAAACTAGCACCTATACAAGTGGTTATTGTACCTATTTATAGAAATGAAGAACAACTGGAAGAGCTCACTAAAGTAGCAGAGTCACTTTCTTCTGAATTAAAGAAATCTTCAATTCGAGTAAAATTCGATAAAAACGATAATATTAGGCCAGGCGCAAAATTTGCTCAGTATGAATTACAAGGTGTTCCCCTAAGAATAGCTATCGGTCCAAAGGATTTAGAAAACGGAACGGTAGAACTCGCGAGACGCGATACCTTATCTAAAGACATCATTTCGATTGATGAGGTTCCTTCAAAAATTCCAGAATTACTGGAAGAAATTCAAAGGAGTCTATATGATAAGGCGATTGATTTTAGAGAGAATCATACAACGGTTGTAGATTCCTTTGACGAATTCAAGAAAGTGCTTAAAAACAATCCGGGCTTTATCTCGGCACATTGGGACGGTTCCATTGAAACAGAACAAAAAATTAAGGAAATTACTAAAGCCACCATAAGATGTATTCCTCTTGATTCAAAAAAAGAAGCAGGAACTTGCGTTTTTTCTGGTAAACCGTCGCAACAACGGGTTTTATTTGCAAAGGCCTATTAA
- a CDS encoding ATP-binding cassette, subfamily B, MsbA has translation MEDQKKGAVLDVTLFRRLMKYIKPYKWVFVATITFAVGLSAFGVFRPKVVQLAVDTKIAVQDYDGFMYYIILMVGLLVLEVICQLLFIYYATWLGQHVVKDMRVKLFKHMLAFRMKYFDNSSVGVLITRAVTDMERIGDIFGEGLFEIFSDLLKMIAVALMMLYMNWKLSLIVFITLPIVLFATKIFQKYMKTAFQEVRNEVSNLNSFVQERITGMKILQLFTREDEEYRRFKEINERHKKGWLKTVWYNSIFFPIAEFLSSITLGLVVWFGGLNVVADDTASVGDLMAFIMMIPMLFRPLNQIANKFNTLQMGMVAADRIFKVLDTDSQIDDTGVEIAPKFQGNIQFKDVRFSYINDEEVLKGVSLKVKPGQTVAIVGATGAGKSTIINLLNRFYDIRQGEILIDGLNIRDLTVTSLRSQIAVVLQEVFLFADTIMANITLNKPDIKEEDVIQAAKDIGIHKFIKSLPDGYNYNVKERGAMLSSGQRQLISFLRAYVTNPSILVLDEATSSVDSYSEQLIQDATDKITTGRTSIIIAHRLATVQKADNIIVMDAGMIVEQGTHAELLNVEKGYYRNLYEVQFMKAVQSL, from the coding sequence ATGGAGGATCAGAAAAAAGGAGCAGTGTTGGATGTAACGTTGTTCCGACGTTTAATGAAATATATAAAACCTTATAAGTGGGTTTTTGTTGCGACGATTACTTTTGCGGTTGGGCTTTCGGCGTTTGGGGTCTTCCGTCCTAAGGTTGTTCAACTTGCGGTAGATACAAAAATCGCGGTTCAAGATTACGACGGCTTTATGTACTACATCATTTTGATGGTTGGTCTGCTCGTTCTTGAAGTTATTTGTCAATTGTTGTTTATCTATTACGCCACTTGGCTTGGACAACATGTGGTCAAAGATATGCGGGTAAAGCTGTTTAAGCATATGCTTGCTTTTAGGATGAAATATTTTGACAACAGTTCCGTCGGTGTGCTTATTACCAGAGCTGTTACGGATATGGAGCGTATCGGCGATATTTTTGGTGAAGGACTTTTTGAAATCTTCAGTGATCTTTTAAAGATGATTGCAGTTGCATTGATGATGCTTTATATGAACTGGAAGCTCAGTTTGATTGTTTTTATAACGCTTCCAATCGTGTTATTTGCCACCAAGATCTTTCAAAAATATATGAAAACGGCCTTCCAAGAAGTTAGGAATGAAGTTTCAAATTTAAATTCGTTTGTACAAGAACGGATCACGGGAATGAAAATCCTTCAACTTTTTACTAGGGAAGACGAAGAATACAGGAGATTTAAGGAAATAAACGAAAGACATAAAAAAGGTTGGTTAAAAACGGTTTGGTATAATTCTATTTTCTTCCCAATCGCTGAATTTTTATCATCGATAACTCTTGGTTTGGTGGTTTGGTTTGGTGGGCTTAATGTGGTTGCAGATGATACGGCATCCGTGGGAGATTTAATGGCATTTATCATGATGATACCAATGTTGTTTAGACCTTTAAACCAAATTGCGAATAAGTTCAATACGCTGCAGATGGGTATGGTTGCCGCAGATAGGATTTTTAAGGTATTAGATACAGATTCCCAAATTGATGATACAGGAGTAGAGATTGCACCGAAGTTTCAAGGAAATATTCAATTTAAGGATGTGCGTTTCTCTTATATTAATGATGAAGAAGTATTAAAAGGGGTTTCACTAAAAGTTAAACCGGGGCAAACCGTTGCAATTGTTGGGGCTACCGGCGCAGGAAAATCTACTATCATTAATCTTCTGAATCGTTTTTATGATATACGGCAAGGTGAAATTCTTATTGACGGTTTAAATATTAGAGATTTAACTGTTACTTCCCTCAGGTCACAAATTGCTGTGGTGCTTCAAGAAGTGTTTCTGTTTGCGGATACCATTATGGCAAACATCACCTTAAATAAACCGGACATTAAGGAAGAAGACGTTATCCAGGCAGCCAAGGATATCGGTATCCATAAATTCATTAAAAGTCTTCCTGACGGATACAATTATAACGTGAAGGAAAGAGGTGCAATGCTGTCTTCCGGACAAAGGCAGTTGATTTCATTTTTACGCGCCTATGTAACCAATCCGAGTATCTTGGTTTTGGATGAAGCGACTTCTTCGGTAGATTCCTATTCAGAACAATTAATACAAGACGCGACCGATAAAATTACTACGGGCAGAACTTCAATCATCATTGCTCATAGGTTGGCGACCGTCCAAAAAGCTGATAATATCATCGTAATGGATGCTGGTATGATTGTAGAACAAGGAACGCATGCCGAACTACTAAACGTAGAAAAGGGTTATTATAGAAATCTATATGAAGTACAATTTATGAAGGCGGTGCAAAGTCTCTAA
- a CDS encoding Outer membrane protein transport protein (OMPP1/FadL/TodX): MKKISLLVIGLMSMTNFYGQDLNDALRYSSDNITGTARFAAMSGAFGALGGDLTAIGINPAGSAVFTKSYASISLSYLTVRNEVGYFNNQSTDDASKFDIHQIGAAFVFANGNIESPWRKLVLSVAYDKTNDFKNRWGAAGANTNSIYQYFLGYAQGQRLDEISAFPEETIGEAYNDIGQSYGYGNQQAFLGYESFILDPEVDSDENTAYISNVGDGSFNQNYSYRSIGYNGKFSVNVASQFGDNLFVGLNLNSHFINFEKSTYLFESNNNVGSFVTEIDFQNNLRTTGNGFSLQIGGIYKLTNELRAGLSYSSPTWFRIFEETTQYVSTLVNDETGDFRQIVDPGTVNIFPEYRLRSPSSYKASLAYVFGEQGLISFDYGRKDYGNIEFRPTDDPAFRAQNDNISNSLKSAATYNFGAEYRVKTWSFRGGYRFEESPYENEDFYGNLSGYSLGLGYNFGNFKLDVAYTDHNRDYNQRLYESGLTDTARLKSDNKNVILSLGFSL; this comes from the coding sequence ATGAAAAAAATTTCTTTGTTGGTCATAGGCTTAATGTCTATGACCAACTTTTATGGCCAAGATTTAAATGATGCTTTGCGCTACTCTTCCGATAACATCACAGGAACAGCGCGCTTCGCCGCAATGAGTGGTGCCTTTGGTGCCTTGGGTGGCGATTTGACTGCAATCGGAATCAATCCGGCGGGATCCGCAGTTTTTACCAAAAGTTATGCATCAATTTCGCTTTCTTATTTAACGGTAAGGAATGAAGTCGGCTATTTTAATAATCAATCTACCGATGATGCTTCAAAATTCGATATACATCAAATTGGAGCCGCCTTTGTATTTGCTAACGGAAATATAGAATCTCCTTGGAGAAAATTAGTTCTGAGTGTTGCATACGACAAAACTAATGACTTTAAAAATCGTTGGGGTGCTGCAGGAGCAAACACTAATTCTATCTATCAGTACTTTTTAGGTTATGCCCAAGGTCAGCGACTCGATGAGATTTCTGCGTTTCCTGAAGAAACTATCGGAGAAGCATATAATGATATCGGACAGAGCTACGGTTATGGAAATCAACAGGCTTTCTTAGGTTACGAATCCTTTATCCTAGACCCAGAAGTCGATTCCGATGAAAATACAGCATATATCTCAAATGTAGGTGATGGTTCTTTTAATCAGAATTACAGTTATAGATCTATTGGCTACAATGGTAAATTCAGCGTGAATGTTGCATCTCAATTTGGCGACAATCTTTTTGTAGGATTGAATCTAAACTCGCATTTTATAAATTTTGAAAAAAGCACGTATCTATTCGAATCAAATAACAACGTAGGTTCGTTTGTTACCGAAATAGATTTTCAAAATAATCTAAGAACTACTGGAAATGGATTTTCACTTCAAATTGGAGGAATCTATAAACTTACCAACGAACTAAGAGCGGGATTAAGTTATAGCTCCCCTACATGGTTTAGAATTTTTGAAGAAACCACACAATATGTTTCCACTTTGGTAAACGATGAGACTGGAGATTTTCGTCAAATAGTCGACCCAGGAACGGTAAATATTTTTCCAGAATATAGACTGCGTTCTCCAAGTAGCTATAAAGCGAGTTTAGCTTATGTTTTCGGAGAACAAGGGCTAATAAGTTTTGATTATGGAAGAAAAGATTACGGTAATATCGAGTTTCGCCCGACAGATGACCCGGCTTTTAGAGCTCAGAATGATAATATTTCCAATAGCTTAAAATCTGCAGCAACTTATAATTTTGGTGCGGAGTATAGAGTTAAGACTTGGAGTTTTAGAGGAGGTTATCGTTTTGAAGAAAGTCCTTATGAGAATGAAGACTTTTACGGAAACCTTTCTGGCTATTCATTAGGCTTAGGCTATAATTTTGGAAACTTCAAATTAGACGTGGCTTATACAGACCACAACCGTGACTATAATCAGAGATTATATGAAAGTGGTTTAACTGATACTGCAAGATTAAAATCCGATAATAAGAATGTTATTCTTTCTCTCGGCTTTTCTTTATAA
- a CDS encoding tRNA pseudouridine38-40 synthase — protein MRYFVEFSYKGTNYHGWQNQPNAITVQEVLEKCMSTILSSEISLTGAGRTDAGVHAEQMFAHFDHENDLEANILFRLNSLLPVDIAVKHIFEVKKESHARFDAQERVYKYLINPTKNVFSNDLAYNYFYPLDIDKMNEACKLLLTYKDFQCFSKSNTDVKTYYCKLNFACWQRSDTSIRFDISADRFLRNMVRAIVGTMINIGTSKITIDDLSRILESKDRSEAGYSVPAEGLYLTKIIYPETIKLQV, from the coding sequence TTGAGATACTTTGTAGAGTTTTCATATAAAGGAACAAATTACCATGGTTGGCAAAATCAACCCAATGCTATCACGGTTCAAGAAGTTTTAGAAAAATGTATGTCTACCATTTTATCCTCGGAAATTTCTTTAACCGGAGCAGGAAGGACCGATGCTGGAGTTCATGCGGAGCAGATGTTCGCCCATTTTGATCACGAAAATGATTTGGAAGCAAATATCCTCTTCAGATTAAATTCATTATTGCCAGTAGATATTGCGGTAAAACATATTTTCGAAGTTAAGAAAGAGAGCCATGCAAGGTTTGATGCCCAGGAAAGGGTTTATAAATATTTGATCAATCCCACCAAGAATGTCTTTAGTAACGATTTGGCGTATAATTATTTTTATCCGCTAGATATAGATAAAATGAATGAAGCCTGTAAGTTGCTATTAACCTATAAGGATTTTCAATGTTTCAGTAAAAGCAATACTGATGTAAAGACGTATTATTGTAAATTGAATTTTGCTTGTTGGCAAAGAAGCGACACTAGCATTAGATTTGATATTTCTGCTGATCGTTTTTTAAGGAATATGGTGCGAGCCATTGTAGGGACTATGATAAATATTGGCACATCTAAGATTACTATAGATGACCTATCAAGAATTTTAGAATCAAAAGATAGGAGTGAGGCAGGCTATTCGGTCCCGGCAGAAGGTCTGTACTTAACAAAAATAATATACCCAGAGACCATAAAGTTACAAGTTTAA
- a CDS encoding SSU ribosomal protein S20P — MANHKSALKRIRSNETKRVVNRYHHRTTRNAIKKLRELEASKEASEFLPKVVSMIDKLAKKNIIHDNKAANLKSQLMKHVNAM; from the coding sequence ATGGCAAATCATAAGTCAGCATTAAAGAGAATTAGAAGTAACGAAACTAAGAGGGTGGTAAATAGATATCACCATAGGACGACTCGTAATGCTATAAAAAAATTACGTGAATTAGAAGCATCTAAAGAAGCAAGTGAATTTCTTCCTAAGGTGGTTTCAATGATAGATAAGTTGGCTAAGAAAAATATCATCCATGATAATAAAGCGGCTAACCTTAAGTCTCAATTGATGAAGCACGTTAACGCGATGTAA